The Chloroflexota bacterium genome includes the window GGGACGCTCTGCCCGCCCCAGCCCAGGACGAACTGAAAAAGTCGCTGGACTACCTGCCCAAAGACTTGACGATGTGGCGGATGTTGCTGGGGCTGTCGCTCACCCAGTTCAAGATCGCCTTCGGCGACAAGCAAAAGGTCGCCATCGTCGGCCCGGCCAACGTGGGCAAATCCACCCTCTACAATCAACTCATTCGCGCGAAGGACGACAAGGCCGAAGTGAGCGCCCTGCCCGGCACGACGCGCGTCAACCAGGAAGCCGACTCGGGTTTGTTTGCCCTCGTTGACACGCCCGGCGCGGACGCGGTGGGTGAAGTGGGCGAAGCCGAGAAGGCGCACGCGCTGGCGGCGGCCCGCGAGGCCGACTTCCTCATCATCACCTTCGACGCCATTCAGGGCATCAAACGCACCGAGCAGGAACTGTTCGACGAGCTCAACGCGCTGGGCAAGCCGTTCATTGTCGTTCTGAATAAGATTGACTTGGTGCGGCGCGAGGCCGACAAAGTGGTGGAACGGTCAGCCGCCAACCTGCGCCTCCAGCCGGAACAAGTCATCCCCGTCGCCGCCAAAGACGGCAAGAACCTGGATCGAGTGTTGATGGCGATTGCCAAGACCGAGCCGGAGATCGTAGCCGCGCTGGGCAAGGCCTTGCCCGAATATCGCTGGCGGCTGGCCTGGGCCGCCATCACCGGGGCGGCGTCCACCTCTGCCGTTATCGCTCTCACGCCCCTGCCCATTTTTGACGTGGTGCCTCTGCTGGCGGTGCAATCGTCGCTCATCCTCGGCGTCGCCCGAATTTACAACTACAAGATTACGCCGGAGCGGGCCAAGGAACTGACGGTGACGTTTGGGCTTGGGTTTTTGGGGCGGACTCTGTTTCAGGAGCTGAGCAAACTGGGCGGGCCGCCCGGCTGGTTGCTCTCGGCGGCCATTGCTTCGTCCACGACCGTCGTCATGGGCTACGCCGCCATCGTCTGGTTCGAGAGCGGCGAAAAACTCACCGGCGAGTCTATGAAGAAGATCACCAAGCAGTTGACCGATTACTTCATCGAGTCTCTGCGCAACCTGGGCAAGAAGAAGCCGGACAAGAAGAGCCTGCAGGAGACCATCGCCCAGTCGTTGGAAAACTCGCCGCTGGCCGCCAGCCGCGAGACGCTGGATAAA containing:
- a CDS encoding GTP-binding protein, whose translation is MPSFDDLIKEFPLATREQLKTTWDALPAPAQDELKKSLDYLPKDLTMWRMLLGLSLTQFKIAFGDKQKVAIVGPANVGKSTLYNQLIRAKDDKAEVSALPGTTRVNQEADSGLFALVDTPGADAVGEVGEAEKAHALAAAREADFLIITFDAIQGIKRTEQELFDELNALGKPFIVVLNKIDLVRREADKVVERSAANLRLQPEQVIPVAAKDGKNLDRVLMAIAKTEPEIVAALGKALPEYRWRLAWAAITGAASTSAVIALTPLPIFDVVPLLAVQSSLILGVARIYNYKITPERAKELTVTFGLGFLGRTLFQELSKLGGPPGWLLSAAIASSTTVVMGYAAIVWFESGEKLTGESMKKITKQLTDYFIESLRNLGKKKPDKKSLQETIAQSLENSPLAASRETLDKEAETDQKDSAANSAN